A stretch of Gossypium hirsutum isolate 1008001.06 chromosome A06, Gossypium_hirsutum_v2.1, whole genome shotgun sequence DNA encodes these proteins:
- the LOC121203649 gene encoding strigolactone esterase D14, whose protein sequence is MANTLLEAFNVRVVGSGDRILVLAHGFGTDQSVWQRILPFFTPNYRIILYDLVCAGSVNPDYFDSTRYDTLDAFVDDLLNILKALGVHRCAYVGHSVSAMIGILASIRCPQLFSKLILIGASPRFLNDENYHGGFELGEIEEVFSAMEANYEAWVNGFAPVLVGADVPTAVREFSRTLFNMRPDISLFVSRTIFNSDLRGELGKVRVPCCVIQTAKDVSVPASVAEYLKTHLGGRTTVEILRTEGHLPHLTAPVLLAQVLRRALPR, encoded by the exons atggcaAACACCCTTTTAGAAGCTTTCAACGTACGAGTTGTCGGCTCCGGCGACAGAATCCTTGTCTTGGCTCACGGTTTCGGTACGGACCAATCGGTTTGGCAACGGATTCTCCCATTTTTCACACCTAATTATCGTATAATCCTATACGACCTCGTTTGTGCCGGCAGCGTCAACCCCGATTACTTCGATTCCACTAGGTACGACACTCTCGATGCTTTCGTCGACGATTTGCTTAATATTCTTAAAGCTCTCGGCGTTCACCGTTGCGCTTACGTCGGCCACTCCGTCTCCGCCATGATCGGTATCTTGGCTTCCATTCGCTGCCCTCAACTCTTCTCCAAACTCATCCTCATCGGCGCTTCTCCCAG GTTTCTCAATGACGAAAATTACCACGGAGGGTTCGAGCTAGGCGAGATTGAGGAAGTATTTTCAGCAATGGAAGCCAATTACGAAGCTTGGGTAAACGGGTTTGCCCCAGTGTTGGTGGGGGCCGATGTGCCGACGGCGGTTCGAGAGTTCAGCCGGACACTTTTCAACATGAGACCGGACATATCATTGTTCGTTTCAAGGACGATATTCAACAGTGATCTGAGAGGGGAACTCGGGAAAGTGAGAGTGCCGTGTTGCGTGATCCAGACGGCGAAAGATGTGTCGGTTCCGGCATCGGTGGCGGAGTATTTAAAGACCCATCTTGGGGGACGAACCACGGTGGAGATTTTGAGAACAGAAGGCCATTTACCGCACTTGACTGCGCCGGTGTTGCTTGCTCAAGTGCTCCGGCGAGCCCTTCCGCGGTGA